One window of the Salvelinus sp. IW2-2015 unplaced genomic scaffold, ASM291031v2 Un_scaffold5297, whole genome shotgun sequence genome contains the following:
- the LOC139026628 gene encoding OTU domain-containing protein 7A-like, with the protein MNVTWIRIPSETRAPLAQPESPTASHGGDDAQSLADSMDSDRDSVCSNSNVNNGKVSTKDKDPKEKTERQQQRKDKDKNRTDSVANKLGSFSKTLGIKLKKNMGGLGGLVHGKINRSNSGGNGRNNGGVGGGNGGGGGGNGGGTENNVEKKKEKKEGKARKDGGGGEKEGQSASTSFSSDKTTSPSPTERPPGVPSPPGERDRDRGGLLARLVGDKALSEHWKYSTDVKLSLNILRAAMQGERKFIFAGLLLTSHRHQFHEEMISFYLTSAQERFSAEQETKRKEGEKKPAANSTTTTTTTNGSSNALKKPEQESAPHREREREKEREREKERERERERERERERERERERERERERERERDTRTPPPPPSCPPPPTPLPQDFISSPARHHQSHTPHIPPQIALKMQGRHSPSPHSSPSNGATRRPGSVPPVPGPVPTAVPVSAHYSHTPPIQRSSIIHLRDVNLQALQAPSFQPDDPQPSYKPPLVGTLKTCATYPQQNRSLSSQSYSPARLSGVRLGTGVNHAHPGRSRRPPTVAPTAYHLSACAYLYTRLPNAGAKPYAQAAPSTLVSHTGLSGVRRRRLASDLGEQ; encoded by the exons ATGAACGTAACATGGATCAGGATACCATCTGAGACCAGG gctcCCCTGGCCCAGCCGGAGTCTCCCACGGCGTCCCACGGGGGCGATGACGCCCAGTCTCTAGCCGACTCCATGGACTCCGACCGMGACTCCGTCTGCAGCAACTCCAACGTCAACAACGGCAAGGTCTCCACCAAGGACAAGGATCCCAAGGAGAAGACGGAGAGGCAGCAACAACGTAAAGACAAGGACAAGAACAGGACGGACTCTGTGGCCAACAAGCTAGGCAGCTTCAGCAAGACCCTGGGTATCAAGCTGAAGAAGAACATGGGAGGTCTGGGAGGGCTGGTCCACGGAAAGATCAACCGCTCCAACTCTGGAGGCAACGGCCGGAACAACGGAGGAGTGGGGGGCGGCAacggaggaggagggggcggcaatggaggagggacagagaataacgtagagaagaagaaggagaaaaagGAGGGGAAAGCAcggaaggatggaggaggaggagagaaggagggccAGTCKGCGAGTACGTCGTTCTCCTCGGACAAGACCACCAGCCCGTCTCCCACCGAGCGTCCCCCAGGCGTGCCCTCTCCTCCCGGGGAacgggacagggacagggggggTCTCCTGGCCAGACTGGTGGGGGATAAGGCCCTGTCGGAGCACTGGAAGTACAGCACAGACGTCAAGCTGAGCCTCAACATACTGAGAGCCGCCATGCAGGGCGAGAGGAAGTTCATCTTCGCTGGCCTTCTCCTCACCTCCCATCGCCACCAGTTCCACGAGGAGATGATCTCCTTCTACCTGACCTCCGCTCAGGAGCGCTTCTCTGCCGAGCAGGAGActaagaggaaggaaggagagaagaaaccTGCAGCAAACTCTACAACCACGACTACTACGACCAACGGGTCCTCCAACGCCCTGAAGAAACCAGAGCAGGAGAGCGCCCCtcaccgggagagagagagggagaaggaaagagagagagaaaaggagagggagagagagagagagagggagagggagagagagagggagagggagagagagagggagagagaaagggagagggagagggagcgagacacccgcacccctcctcctcctccctcctgccctcctcctcctactcccctTCCCCAGGACTTCATCTCTTCCCCAGCCAGACACCACCAAAGCCATACCCCTCACATCCCCCCACAGATTGCCCTGAAGATGCAGGGCCGCCACAGCCCCTCGCCCCACTCCTCCCCCAGCAACGGTGCTACCAGGAGACCGGGGTCCGTCCCCCCTGTCCCCGGCCCMGTCCCAACTGCAGTCCCAGTGTCAGCCCACTACAGCCATACCCCTCCCATCCAGAGGTCCAGTATCATCCACCTGAGAGACGTCAACCTCCAGGCCCTCCAGGCACCCAGCTTCCAGCCGGACGACCCCCAGCCCAGCTACAAGCCTCCTCTGGTGGGCACCCTGAAGACCTGTGCCACTTACCCCCAGCAGAACCGCTCTCTGTCCTCCCAGAGCTACTCTCCAGCCCGCCTGTCTGGGGTCCGTTTGGGCACCGGGGTCAACCACGCCCACCCGGGTCGGTCACGACGGCCACCAACGGTCGCCCCTACAGCATACCATTTGAGCGCCTGTGCGTATCTCTATACCCGCCTACCAAATGCGGGGGCGAAGCCATATGCTCAAGCGGCTCCTTCAACGCTAGTGTCACATACAGGATTGTCTGGAGTTCGCCGACGTCGACTTGCCTCAGACCTGGGGGAGCAGTAG